The genomic interval CCAATCAGCGTACAGAGCAAGTACAGGATATTATAGAACGTATGCCCACAAGATTTGGATTCTGGGTAAGCCTAATAGTCCTTTTTATATTTATTATGCTGCTTCTTTTTGGCTGGTTGGTACGCTATCCGGACGTAGTAACAGGACAAATTGTTATCAATGCAAACAATGCGCCTTTAAAGCTCATCGCGAACAGCAGTGGCAAAATTAAGCTCAATAACGTTAGGTCTATGGATCAGATCAAAGAGGGGCAGGTAATTGCTTATATTGAAAATCCTACGCGGTTAGAAAATGTTCTTTTGATCGAGCAAATCCTCAAAGACTATAATCCCAATGCGGATACGATTACGAATGTTTTTGCAAAACTACCGCACAATTTTTCCATGGGTGACCTGAATATAAAGTACTATTCTTTTGTCAATAGCCTGCAAAACTACATTAACTATAGGGAAAATAAACTGATGGATAAACAAGATTCTAATTTAAGGATCCTGCAATCAGAACAGAAAAATGCGATTACATCTGCAGAGAAACGTGTGGAGATGAGTATCAATAATTTAGAATATGTTTACAAATCTTATCGGCGTGATTCTTTACTTTTTATCAAAAGAGTCATTAGTGAATCTGAGTTTGACAAAACCAACCTGAGCTACATTGCGGCCAAAGATGGTTATCAGTTTTCTTTAAATAATATGATTAATGCGAAGCAATCGGAACAGCAGACCGGTGGTAAAAGACAAGAACTTTCAGTTCAGAAACCTGAAAAACAGATTGAATTGCGCATGGCAGTTATTTCGGCATTTAATGATCTTCAGGATAATATTAAAAGTTGGGAACAGAAATATATCTTTAGATCTCCTTTTTCAGGGAAAGTTCAGTTCTTGAAATTTTATACTGATGATCAGTTTATTACAAGTGGAGAACCTGTATTTACAATTGTTGCTAAAGAAGAAAAGGCACTTGGACAGGTTTCATTGCCTGCTCTTGGTTCAGGTAAGATTAAAATCGGACAAGAGGTAATTGTGAAATTGGACAATTTTCCATATATGGAATATGGATCTATCAAGGGACAGGTAAATTCCATTTCATTGACAACTAATATCACTAAAACTGAGAATAGTAATATTGATACTTATATGGTGCTGGTAGATTTTCCCGATCAGTTAAGAACAAATTATGGGAAACAATTGGATTTCAGGGCTGAAGCTAAGGGAACAGCTGAAATCATTACAAATGACAGGCGCCTGGTGCAAAGATTTTTTGATAACTTGAAGTATGTCTTAAATAAATAGTCCCTAATCCCTTAATCATACAAATAAGTCCTCTTGAACTTTAAATCTGACAGTTTAACGTATCCAAAAAGTTGTTTCCCGTTAGACATCAGGGTTGCAAAACCCCAGTCTCCCTCAAAAATTTCCTCAATATTAATCACTTCGGGCGTGTTGGCGAAACCTTTCTTTCTTGATTTATCATCCGGTTTGCTGTAGAAATAACAGAGATCAGCAGAAACGATATATTCGCCAGTTACATTATCAGCAATCTTGGTGTAAATACCATTGAAACGGTCTGTAAGCTGATAATTATTGCAATCCTGAAAACTCGCTTCTAATGAATCTTTCAAAAATGTAAGGGATACTTTGCATAGCAACGACTTTTTCTCTGCCTTTATCGTGGTTTTATTATCTGTTAATGTTCCTGTGCCTGTAAACTGACCATAAGTCCCGGCCTTATTATTCCAGTTAGCAAGCACGTTTACTTCTACCTGATCGTCTGTTCTCCTGACTGATATATTGCTCGAAGTACCTTTCTCCTTATTTATTAATTTATAAGTAGCTGACTGAGAGAACATTTTTTGCGCGGAGAATAAAAGGACGACAATAAAGATATATTTCATTAATTATTAATATATAATTTAACTTTTTATGCTGATCAACTATAACAAGCACTGCTGACTATATGTTTTGAAGAATGGCTTTTATTTTCTGAACAGTTTAGCTAGATTGGGCATTATGAATATAACGATAAGAGAAATTCAGCCAGAAGATAATGCTGCAATGGCCTTAATTCTAAAAACAAGTCTGGAAGAGTTTGGCCTTAATATTCCAGGTACTGCTTATTTTGATGAGAGTACGAATCATCTGTATGAGGCATTTCGTGTGGGAGGCAGTAAATATTATGTTGCTGAACAAGGAAATGAAATTTTAGGTGGAGTAGGATTGTATCCTTCAAGTGGGCTTCCTGAAGATACTGTTGAACTGGTGAAGATGTACCTGGCCTCACCACACAGAGGCAGGGGATTGGGCAAAATATTGATGCAGAAATGTATTGCGCTGGCAGAAGAACTAGGGTATAAATATATTTACCTCGAATCCATGCCAGAGCTCTCTGCTGCGGTTTCTGCTTATGAGAAACTAGGCTTCAAACTATTAGATAAGCCAATTGGTAACACAGGTCATTATTCCTGTTCCATTTGGATGTTATATACGATAGGTTCCTGCTAAATCTATTGACCTTATTTTAGTCAATTACATAAAACTATTTTTAAGTATTTTTATATAAGGTCAATGAATGAATTGAACAAGGTTTTGGTCTGGGAGATGAATTTATACATCTAAGTAGATTTAAAAGCCTGTTTAAGTCATACCGGCATAGCTTAAACAGTCCTGTTCATTTTATGGAACATAAATAACTTTAGTAAATGGCACACTTGTGGGTTATTTAATTAATAGTGTAATAAAATACGCGATTATTTAAATAACTACTTAATCATAAGCTATGCTTTTACTCATTGTAGTCTTCCCTGTAAAGACAAATTCCCTGTCTGTAATTAGTATTGCCAATAATGAGGAAAAGGAATTGATCAAGGAGTTGAAATTAATGGATATGAGAGCATTCTCTTTCTTATATCAGCAATATTCATCCGCACTGTTATCCATTATCCTGAAGATTGTGAAATCCAAAGAAACAGCAGAAGATGTTTTACAGGAAACCTTTACGAAAGTAGCATCCAGAATTAATCAGTATGATGAAACTAAAGGAAGATTATTTACCTGGATGGCAAGAATTGCCAGAAATAAAGCACTTGACCAGATCAAAGCACGCGGATCGGCTAATAGTGCCAGAAACATAAAAATAGAGGAAATTATGGATCTGGTAGAAATGAATAATGTTTGTTATTACAATCCCGATACCATTGGGATCGGACAATTGACTACCACATTAAATCCTTTTCAGAAAGAAGTATTGGATCTGGTTTATTTTCAAGGCTATTCACATGCTGAAACAGCTAAGATTCTTAATATTCCAATTGGTACAGTTAAAACCAGGATAAGGATTTCGATCTTGACCTTGAGAAAATATTTCACTATACCGCTGGTGTTTGATTTATACTGATGAATTCTTAACAACGTTTATTCTGTTGCTCAGTATTTAATAATTACTTTTTTGTTATTATGTTTGTTTTATTTGAATTAAACAATAATAGTATGTGTTTTATGTTTATTTAATTTCATTTATTTGTGTTTGTTATATGTTTAAGATATTCTTAAATGAGTAATAGATATTTATAAATGGGCGGTAATAGACCAAGAAGAACAAATGAATTGATAGGTGAAATAGTTAAAGATGATCCGTTAGCCTTTACTAAGAATCGATGCTCAGATAATGCAAGAATGGTATTGACTAAGGCCGAAGGGATTGA from Pedobacter sp. WC2423 carries:
- a CDS encoding GNAT family N-acetyltransferase gives rise to the protein MNITIREIQPEDNAAMALILKTSLEEFGLNIPGTAYFDESTNHLYEAFRVGGSKYYVAEQGNEILGGVGLYPSSGLPEDTVELVKMYLASPHRGRGLGKILMQKCIALAEELGYKYIYLESMPELSAAVSAYEKLGFKLLDKPIGNTGHYSCSIWMLYTIGSC
- a CDS encoding HlyD family secretion protein, giving the protein MNEEEIYHSNQRTEQVQDIIERMPTRFGFWVSLIVLFIFIMLLLFGWLVRYPDVVTGQIVINANNAPLKLIANSSGKIKLNNVRSMDQIKEGQVIAYIENPTRLENVLLIEQILKDYNPNADTITNVFAKLPHNFSMGDLNIKYYSFVNSLQNYINYRENKLMDKQDSNLRILQSEQKNAITSAEKRVEMSINNLEYVYKSYRRDSLLFIKRVISESEFDKTNLSYIAAKDGYQFSLNNMINAKQSEQQTGGKRQELSVQKPEKQIELRMAVISAFNDLQDNIKSWEQKYIFRSPFSGKVQFLKFYTDDQFITSGEPVFTIVAKEEKALGQVSLPALGSGKIKIGQEVIVKLDNFPYMEYGSIKGQVNSISLTTNITKTENSNIDTYMVLVDFPDQLRTNYGKQLDFRAEAKGTAEIITNDRRLVQRFFDNLKYVLNK
- a CDS encoding RNA polymerase sigma factor, translating into MLLLIVVFPVKTNSLSVISIANNEEKELIKELKLMDMRAFSFLYQQYSSALLSIILKIVKSKETAEDVLQETFTKVASRINQYDETKGRLFTWMARIARNKALDQIKARGSANSARNIKIEEIMDLVEMNNVCYYNPDTIGIGQLTTTLNPFQKEVLDLVYFQGYSHAETAKILNIPIGTVKTRIRISILTLRKYFTIPLVFDLY